The sequence below is a genomic window from Methanobacterium sp. Maddingley MBC34.
CCACTATACTGATGGCATTGCAGGGACAAACATCGGCACAGGCATGACAGGAGTCGCCTTTACATGTGAAATCATCTCGAATGAAGATTTCTCCTTCAAATGGTTTGGTAACTTCTGCAGCATCAACTGGGCACACTTCCTGGCACCATCCACATTTTATGCAGGTATCATTGTCCAGGATTATGTCTCCTTTGATCTCCG
It includes:
- a CDS encoding 4Fe-4S protein (PFAM: 4Fe-4S binding domain_SP); the encoded protein is EIKGDIILDNDTCIKCGWCQEVCPVDAAEVTKPFEGEIFIRDDFTCKGDSCHACADVCPCNAISIVEGKSVINPTFCILCGACAKACPQQGITLKRKNMNLENVKSKAWSNRLADLLED